In the Actinomycetota bacterium genome, one interval contains:
- a CDS encoding NAD(P)-dependent oxidoreductase, with protein sequence MRVFVAGATGVAGRRAVRALVAQGHYVTAVSRSTSKKRLLETLGAVPVELDVFDPGEVQVAVQGQDAIVNLATKIPPLNRAMIPGAWAENNRIRTHVSRNLVTAGLAGDVERYIQESLAFMYPDQGDAWIDEEVAVDPPRYASSVLNAEAQAARFTKEGRKGVVLRFGQFYAPDAVHTRSMIATARRGISPFVGPPDAFSPVVHADDVAGAVVAALEASPGVYNVVDDEPLRQRQLADALASALSRAELRFPPSALMRLGGAKVRMLMRSQRVSNRRFRGATSWTPKFPSARHGLQVTVEQAEGVDA encoded by the coding sequence GTGAGGGTTTTTGTTGCAGGTGCGACGGGTGTCGCCGGCCGCCGAGCGGTCCGGGCGCTGGTCGCGCAGGGCCATTACGTGACGGCCGTCTCGCGGTCAACGTCTAAGAAGAGACTTCTCGAGACGCTCGGTGCAGTTCCGGTTGAACTCGACGTGTTTGATCCCGGCGAAGTGCAGGTCGCTGTCCAGGGCCAGGACGCGATCGTGAACCTTGCCACGAAGATCCCACCGCTCAATCGAGCAATGATTCCTGGCGCATGGGCAGAAAACAACAGGATACGGACGCACGTCTCCAGGAACCTCGTAACTGCGGGGCTCGCGGGGGACGTCGAGCGTTACATACAGGAGTCGCTCGCGTTCATGTACCCGGATCAAGGTGACGCATGGATCGATGAAGAGGTTGCAGTAGACCCACCGAGGTATGCAAGCTCAGTATTGAACGCTGAGGCCCAAGCCGCCCGGTTTACCAAGGAGGGCCGGAAAGGGGTGGTGCTGAGGTTCGGCCAGTTTTATGCGCCGGATGCTGTGCACACCCGGTCGATGATCGCGACCGCGCGCCGAGGAATCTCGCCGTTCGTGGGTCCTCCAGATGCTTTCTCGCCCGTCGTCCACGCCGATGATGTCGCAGGGGCAGTAGTGGCAGCGCTGGAGGCTTCCCCGGGGGTCTACAACGTTGTTGATGACGAGCCACTTAGGCAGAGGCAGTTAGCCGATGCACTTGCTTCTGCTCTTTCTCGCGCCGAACTCCGGTTTCCACCTTCTGCTCTGATGCGGTTAGGCGGCGCCAAGGTACGTATGTTGATGCGCTCGCAGAGGGTCTCGAACAGACGATTCCGCGGCGCGACGTCGTGGACGCCGAAGTTTCCGAGCGCCCGTCACGGGCTGCAGGTGACGGTCGAGCAGGCGGAGGGTGTCGACGCTTGA
- a CDS encoding flavodoxin family protein, whose protein sequence is MTNDEHDTVPSEEPDFSALRALYINCTLKRSPEPSHTQLLVDRSAGIMRERGVEVETLRAIDHDLAVGVWPDMTEHGWKSDEWPQIYEKVLAADILVLASPIWLGEKSSICTHVIERLYGNSSLLNDKGQYSYYGRTAGCLITGNEDGIKHCSSSILYGLQHLGFTIPPQADAGWIGEAGPGPSYGDDGAGLDNDFTNRNTTFMAFNLMHTAQMLKKRGGFPAYGNQRTEWDAGCRWDHANPEHR, encoded by the coding sequence ATGACCAATGATGAGCACGACACCGTGCCTTCGGAAGAACCGGATTTCAGCGCGCTTCGCGCGCTCTACATCAACTGCACGCTGAAGCGATCGCCCGAGCCATCACACACGCAGCTATTGGTGGATAGATCCGCGGGCATCATGCGCGAGCGGGGCGTGGAGGTGGAAACGCTGCGCGCCATCGACCACGACCTCGCTGTGGGCGTCTGGCCGGACATGACCGAGCACGGCTGGAAGTCGGACGAGTGGCCGCAGATCTACGAGAAGGTGCTCGCGGCCGACATCCTCGTGCTTGCGTCGCCCATCTGGCTCGGCGAGAAGTCCTCCATCTGTACTCACGTGATCGAGCGTCTCTACGGGAACTCGAGCCTCTTGAACGACAAGGGGCAGTATTCGTATTACGGGCGCACGGCCGGTTGTCTGATCACCGGCAACGAGGATGGGATCAAGCACTGTTCGTCGAGCATCCTCTATGGGCTCCAACATCTCGGCTTCACGATCCCGCCCCAGGCCGATGCGGGATGGATCGGCGAGGCGGGGCCTGGACCTTCATACGGTGATGACGGTGCCGGACTCGACAACGACTTCACCAACCGCAACACGACCTTCATGGCCTTCAACCTCATGCACACGGCGCAGATGCTGAAGAAACGCGGCGGGTTCCCCGCATACGGAAACCAGCGGACGGAGTGGGACGCGGGTTGTCGATGGGATCACGCGAACCCCGAGCACCGATAA
- a CDS encoding HD domain-containing protein, with translation MAFGDDVARSRAERAALVFLRQAAEETDGAMERHAMRVFLIGERMAKERELVFDREIALCASLLHDVGIFDTGSRSLRYINDGREVAHNVLGRVLDEARLAECLEAIARHHHVRSQWDRGVEIELLRRADMLDGFPVLVRTTLEHGWLRDLFRRLPRGGMYRQFLPPRRLVRVLPFVLLSLVNAVRFAVRPA, from the coding sequence GTGGCATTTGGCGATGACGTGGCTAGAAGTCGCGCGGAACGAGCGGCGCTCGTCTTCCTACGACAAGCGGCCGAAGAAACAGACGGCGCGATGGAACGTCATGCGATGCGCGTGTTTCTCATCGGAGAACGGATGGCGAAGGAACGGGAACTCGTATTTGACCGAGAGATCGCGCTCTGCGCGAGCCTGCTCCATGACGTCGGCATCTTCGACACGGGGTCGCGTTCCCTGCGTTACATCAACGACGGGAGGGAAGTAGCGCACAACGTGCTTGGGAGGGTCCTCGACGAAGCGCGGTTGGCAGAGTGCCTGGAGGCGATTGCCAGACACCATCACGTCCGATCGCAGTGGGACCGCGGCGTTGAAATCGAGCTTCTTCGTCGTGCCGACATGCTCGACGGGTTTCCTGTACTCGTGCGGACGACCCTTGAGCACGGCTGGTTGCGGGATCTGTTCCGCCGCCTGCCTCGAGGCGGGATGTACAGGCAGTTCCTGCCTCCGCGACGGCTAGTACGGGTTCTGCCCTTCGTCCTGCTGTCGCTGGTGAACGCGGTGCGTTTCGCGGTTCGTCCGGCCTAA
- a CDS encoding SCP2 sterol-binding domain-containing protein, whose translation MSTSSDGSIISKSAGLLGDPDSPTNDSLLPRWRPHSVGSPRGWAGVAAEEATTVAFTIADATATASWTLQRKDGGWVLHDGAPEQPNATVAFDLDTAAHLFSRGLAQTDIQRRVRVEGDTDLAQMFVGGLAAFFGQET comes from the coding sequence GTGAGTACCTCGAGCGATGGATCCATCATCTCCAAATCAGCCGGGCTGTTGGGAGACCCGGACTCACCGACGAACGATTCGTTACTCCCGCGCTGGCGACCACATTCCGTGGGTTCCCCCCGAGGCTGGGCGGGGGTCGCGGCAGAGGAAGCCACCACGGTCGCTTTCACGATCGCGGACGCGACCGCGACCGCTTCCTGGACCCTCCAACGCAAAGACGGCGGATGGGTGCTGCACGATGGCGCGCCTGAACAACCGAACGCGACCGTCGCGTTCGACCTCGATACAGCTGCGCATCTGTTTTCGCGGGGGCTGGCTCAAACGGATATCCAGCGCCGCGTAAGAGTTGAAGGCGATACTGACTTGGCACAGATGTTCGTCGGGGGACTAGCTGCGTTCTTCGGGCAGGAAACCTGA
- a CDS encoding HAD family hydrolase: protein MNRKRFDAVLFDVGGVLQLIDYERVEAALSPSTAKLHREIVYAAHYIALAELEQRSDAEEKPVEYGDYLDAYVRALGVPGADHAEVVTRLTDQLSDGEGWNDVVPGAVKVLRDLHDLGMRLGIVSNTPLGGVARRLSAAGLCQKGTGTGACVDVIIDSHDAGVTKPHPAIFEAAIRELGVASDSIAFVGDSLIADVRGSSAAGMQPIHYDPHSLCIFRDHLHATSLSEIPALIGAA, encoded by the coding sequence ATGAATCGAAAGCGTTTCGACGCGGTTCTTTTCGACGTCGGAGGCGTACTACAGCTGATCGATTACGAGCGCGTTGAAGCTGCCCTGAGTCCATCGACAGCGAAGCTGCATCGAGAAATCGTTTACGCAGCTCACTACATCGCCCTGGCTGAACTTGAGCAGAGAAGTGATGCCGAGGAGAAACCCGTCGAATACGGAGACTATCTCGACGCCTACGTGCGAGCTCTTGGTGTCCCTGGCGCGGACCACGCTGAGGTGGTGACAAGGCTTACGGATCAGCTGTCCGATGGTGAAGGCTGGAACGATGTGGTGCCAGGAGCAGTGAAGGTATTGCGCGACCTCCACGACCTCGGTATGCGGTTGGGGATAGTTTCGAATACGCCCCTAGGCGGAGTAGCGAGACGTCTCAGCGCTGCAGGACTCTGTCAAAAAGGAACCGGTACCGGCGCTTGCGTAGACGTGATCATCGATTCCCACGACGCCGGGGTGACGAAACCACATCCGGCGATTTTTGAAGCAGCGATAAGAGAATTGGGCGTCGCTTCCGACTCCATTGCGTTCGTCGGCGACAGCCTAATCGCAGATGTTAGAGGCAGCAGCGCGGCAGGCATGCAACCAATTCATTACGACCCTCATTCCTTGTGCATATTCCGCGATCACCTCCACGCAACGTCGCTGTCCGAGATCCCCGCCTTGATCGGCGCGGCGTAA
- a CDS encoding single-stranded DNA-binding protein, with protein MGMQVFVAGKLVQRSWRDNDGNKRQTIEIQVTHVGPDLQFHSAEVNKATSPDEKQSA; from the coding sequence GTGGGCATGCAGGTCTTCGTGGCCGGCAAGCTCGTCCAGCGCAGCTGGCGCGACAACGACGGCAACAAGCGTCAGACCATCGAGATCCAGGTCACCCATGTGGGACCGGATCTTCAGTTCCACTCGGCCGAAGTCAACAAAGCGACTTCGCCTGACGAAAAGCAGAGCGCGTAA